The following coding sequences are from one Streptomyces angustmyceticus window:
- a CDS encoding LOG family protein encodes MKVTVYAGSAPGNRPVFAQEARRFARELVEAGCEIVYGGGAVGLMGAVADAALQAGGRVTGVMPRSLVHAEIAHPGLTELHVVDSMHERKQLMADLGDGFVALPGGVGTVEEIVEVWAWLVLGHHSKPVTLLDIEGYWDRLSGMARRMAVSGFLTPEELGGFVSVTDARHFLETCASWTPPPPRWSAAPGDAAPAHLS; translated from the coding sequence ATGAAGGTCACCGTCTACGCCGGCTCGGCCCCGGGTAACCGGCCGGTGTTCGCGCAGGAGGCACGCCGGTTCGCCCGCGAACTGGTCGAAGCCGGCTGCGAGATCGTCTACGGCGGCGGCGCCGTCGGCCTCATGGGGGCCGTGGCCGACGCCGCGCTCCAGGCGGGCGGCCGGGTGACCGGGGTGATGCCCCGGTCCCTGGTCCACGCCGAGATCGCACACCCGGGCCTGACGGAACTGCACGTGGTCGACTCGATGCACGAGCGCAAGCAGCTGATGGCCGACCTCGGTGACGGCTTCGTCGCCCTGCCCGGCGGCGTCGGCACCGTCGAGGAGATCGTCGAGGTCTGGGCCTGGCTGGTCCTGGGCCACCACAGCAAGCCCGTCACCCTCCTCGACATCGAGGGCTACTGGGACCGGCTGTCCGGCATGGCGCGGCGGATGGCCGTCAGCGGCTTCCTGACCCCGGAGGAACTCGGCGGCTTCGTGTCCGTCACCGACGCCCGGCACTTCCTGGAGACCTGCGCCTCCTGGACGCCGCCGCCCCCGCGGTGGTCCGCCGCACCCGGCGACGCCGCCCCCGCACACCTTTCCTGA
- a CDS encoding isopenicillin N synthase family dioxygenase, protein MTTLIDHPMPQHGPRSPITVVDGYVPVIDLASALGGDAADRRAVADAIGETCETSGFLVVVGHGVPAETLTRMYDATREFFALPQEQKEALRSDARDPLMRGFGRKGSLAASNADATVEEERARPDLSETFTYNRLGDPGDTSLPPTAGAGLRLPNKWPALPGFEDAYRAYYARMEDLAVEIMRLFALALRLPEDWFDAKVDRHMTNLTANYYPAQPVAPDPGQLRKGVHSDWGSLTLLYQDDAPGGLQVRDKNGDWLDVPVIPGSFVVNIGDLMAIWTNDTWVSTVHRVVNPPREFSHRERFSMPFFHQPNFDTLIECIPTCTGPDTPPKYAPVLSGEYIMDKFRRAYDL, encoded by the coding sequence ATGACCACACTCATCGACCACCCGATGCCGCAGCACGGCCCCCGGTCCCCCATCACCGTGGTCGACGGCTATGTGCCGGTGATCGACCTCGCCTCGGCGCTCGGCGGCGACGCCGCGGACCGCCGGGCGGTCGCCGACGCGATCGGCGAGACCTGCGAGACCAGCGGCTTCCTCGTCGTGGTCGGGCACGGCGTCCCCGCCGAGACGCTGACCCGGATGTACGACGCGACGCGGGAGTTCTTCGCCCTGCCCCAGGAGCAGAAGGAGGCGCTGCGCAGCGACGCCCGCGACCCGCTGATGCGGGGCTTCGGCCGCAAGGGCAGCCTGGCCGCCTCGAACGCGGACGCCACGGTGGAGGAGGAGCGCGCCCGCCCCGACCTCTCGGAGACCTTCACCTACAACCGGCTGGGCGACCCGGGCGACACCTCGCTGCCGCCGACGGCCGGCGCCGGACTGCGCCTGCCCAACAAGTGGCCCGCGCTGCCGGGTTTCGAGGACGCCTACCGCGCCTACTACGCGCGGATGGAGGACCTCGCCGTGGAGATCATGCGGCTGTTCGCGCTGGCCCTCCGGCTGCCGGAGGACTGGTTCGACGCCAAGGTCGACCGGCACATGACGAACCTGACCGCGAACTACTACCCGGCGCAGCCCGTGGCGCCGGACCCCGGACAGCTGCGCAAGGGCGTGCACAGCGACTGGGGCAGCCTCACCCTCCTCTACCAGGACGACGCCCCGGGCGGGCTGCAGGTGCGGGACAAGAACGGCGACTGGCTCGACGTCCCGGTGATCCCCGGGTCCTTCGTGGTCAACATCGGTGACCTCATGGCGATCTGGACGAACGACACGTGGGTGAGCACCGTGCACCGCGTGGTCAACCCGCCGCGCGAGTTCTCCCACCGGGAACGCTTCTCGATGCCTTTCTTCCACCAGCCGAATTTCGACACCCTGATCGAATGCATTCCCACGTGCACCGGTCCGGACACCCCGCCCAAGTACGCGCCGGTGCTGTCCGGCGAATACATCATGGACAAATTCCGCCGGGCGTACGACCTGTAG
- a CDS encoding MFS transporter — protein MAPPQPPAAGQESLVARLGFPDLTGNGRFVAANVIDSLASGLVMAFMVVYFTGTTDLSLVSVGTSLTLGYALALPAPALAGWLLDRIGPRRVVAVGNLVSAVGFVSLLLAGSAWQIVATQLVVQTGASLYWTSGSALVALVAQEHDRTRWFAFIRALRNVGIGFGGAVAALAVAVADVNGLRALVALNAAGYLAAAWLITSWRPVRESAPDTSAPGAKAPPRAGYLMVLRDGAYMRLVAANVSFVLASMVLSILLGLYATDSLRVGAWVAGVLITLNTALVATTQTVASRWIERRRTTRVIALAAVVNAVAFTVFAVLGVLPSWAVAVGLPAAVIVYTLAEILGSPPMGELSVALAPAHARGRYLGVFQLSWTLGGVIAPAALTTLLSWGPAWPWLFLAAVSVLSVPLVLSLESRVRRGTDHASPPAGSAEPAPDTTALEGNPS, from the coding sequence ATGGCTCCGCCCCAACCCCCCGCAGCCGGCCAGGAGAGCCTTGTCGCACGGCTCGGATTTCCCGACCTGACGGGCAACGGACGCTTCGTCGCGGCCAATGTCATCGACAGCCTGGCCAGCGGTCTGGTCATGGCGTTCATGGTCGTGTACTTCACCGGCACCACCGACCTGTCGCTGGTCTCGGTGGGCACCTCCCTGACTCTCGGCTACGCGCTCGCGCTCCCCGCGCCCGCGCTCGCCGGCTGGCTCCTGGACCGGATCGGCCCCCGCCGGGTCGTCGCGGTCGGCAACCTCGTCTCGGCCGTGGGCTTCGTCAGCCTGCTGCTCGCCGGCTCGGCCTGGCAGATCGTCGCGACCCAACTGGTCGTCCAGACCGGCGCCTCGCTGTACTGGACCTCCGGCAGCGCCCTGGTCGCCCTGGTCGCCCAGGAACACGACCGCACCCGGTGGTTCGCCTTCATCCGGGCCCTGCGGAACGTCGGCATCGGCTTCGGCGGCGCCGTGGCCGCCCTGGCCGTGGCCGTGGCCGACGTCAACGGGCTCAGGGCGCTGGTGGCCCTGAACGCGGCCGGCTACCTGGCCGCGGCCTGGCTCATCACCTCCTGGCGGCCCGTACGGGAGTCCGCCCCGGACACCTCGGCCCCCGGGGCGAAGGCACCCCCCAGGGCCGGTTACCTGATGGTCCTGCGGGACGGCGCCTATATGCGCCTGGTCGCCGCCAACGTCTCGTTCGTGCTGGCCTCGATGGTGCTGAGCATCCTGCTGGGGCTGTACGCCACCGACAGTCTGCGGGTCGGTGCCTGGGTCGCCGGCGTACTGATCACCTTGAACACGGCCCTCGTCGCCACGACGCAGACCGTGGCCTCCCGGTGGATCGAGCGGCGGCGCACCACCCGGGTCATCGCCCTGGCGGCCGTCGTCAACGCCGTCGCCTTCACCGTCTTCGCCGTCCTGGGAGTGCTGCCCTCCTGGGCCGTGGCGGTGGGCCTGCCGGCCGCCGTCATCGTCTACACCCTCGCCGAGATCCTGGGCTCACCGCCCATGGGCGAGCTCAGCGTCGCCCTGGCCCCCGCCCATGCGCGGGGCCGCTACCTGGGAGTCTTCCAACTCTCCTGGACCCTCGGCGGTGTGATCGCCCCCGCCGCGCTCACCACCCTCCTGTCGTGGGGGCCGGCCTGGCCCTGGCTCTTCCTCGCCGCCGTCAGCGTGCTCTCGGTGCCCTTGGTGCTGAGCCTGGAATCCCGGGTCCGCCGCGGCACGGACCACGCCTCCCCGCCCGCCGGCTCCGCCGAGCCGGCACCGGACACCACCGCTCTCGAAGGAAACCCGTCATGA
- a CDS encoding ATP-grasp domain-containing protein — translation MKKILLIEANVAAGRELLGAAAQLGAQTYVATHEELYEQYPIDLREEIAGTVFTDFARPDDALRELAAFCRSTGIDAVVTSWEFLSPLAIRLAAELGLPGHLPEAADACRNKRAMAEAFARHQVPAPRTVWAPDARALAERIAASGLSYPLVVKPAENAGSIGVTVVRSAGDLPAAAALAQAQTHEFPHNIPLDTTLLAQEYVGGDEFSVETVISDGTVHHLAITEKFTTQGDSRAELGHTVPAVLEPPAAAAVLDAAERAVTALGLRNGIAHTEIKADAQGHARVIETGARPPGDHIMRLVQEALGISEARAYLQAALGQTPDVTPRRDRAAAIRFLAAPRAGTLRWIGNLPEGDGILDTNTYVMPGDKVGGPHDNIGRVGHVMLQAPTADEVNKAALDVVNSLTVEVETAW, via the coding sequence ATGAAGAAGATCCTGCTGATCGAGGCCAATGTGGCCGCCGGTCGCGAACTCCTCGGTGCGGCAGCACAGTTGGGGGCCCAGACCTATGTCGCCACCCACGAGGAGCTGTACGAGCAGTACCCGATCGACCTGCGCGAGGAGATAGCCGGCACGGTCTTCACCGACTTCGCCCGGCCCGACGACGCCCTGCGGGAGCTGGCCGCGTTCTGCCGGTCCACCGGCATCGACGCCGTCGTCACCTCCTGGGAGTTCCTCTCCCCGCTCGCCATCCGCCTCGCCGCCGAACTCGGCCTGCCCGGCCACCTGCCCGAAGCAGCCGACGCCTGCCGCAACAAGCGCGCGATGGCCGAAGCGTTCGCCCGCCACCAGGTGCCCGCCCCGCGCACCGTCTGGGCCCCCGACGCCCGCGCGCTCGCCGAGAGGATCGCGGCGAGCGGCCTTTCGTACCCCCTGGTCGTCAAGCCCGCGGAGAACGCGGGATCCATCGGCGTGACGGTGGTGCGCTCGGCCGGCGACCTGCCCGCGGCAGCCGCACTCGCCCAGGCCCAGACCCACGAGTTCCCCCACAACATCCCGCTGGACACCACGCTCCTGGCCCAGGAGTACGTCGGCGGCGACGAGTTCAGCGTCGAGACCGTGATCAGCGACGGCACCGTGCACCACCTCGCGATCACCGAGAAGTTCACCACCCAGGGAGACAGCCGGGCCGAGCTCGGGCACACCGTTCCCGCCGTGCTCGAACCGCCGGCCGCGGCCGCGGTGCTGGACGCCGCCGAACGGGCCGTCACCGCCCTGGGGCTGCGCAACGGCATCGCGCACACCGAGATCAAGGCCGACGCCCAGGGCCACGCCCGGGTCATCGAGACCGGCGCCCGCCCGCCCGGCGACCACATCATGCGCCTGGTGCAGGAGGCCCTCGGCATCAGCGAGGCCCGCGCCTACCTGCAGGCCGCGCTGGGGCAGACCCCCGATGTCACGCCCCGCCGCGACCGCGCCGCGGCCATCCGCTTCCTGGCCGCCCCGCGCGCCGGGACGCTGCGCTGGATCGGCAACCTGCCCGAAGGCGACGGCATCCTCGACACGAACACCTATGTGATGCCCGGCGACAAGGTCGGCGGCCCGCACGACAACATCGGCAGGGTCGGCCATGTGATGCTGCAGGCCCCCACCGCCGACGAGGTCAACAAGGCCGCCCTCGATGTCGTGAACTCCCTCACTGTGGAGGTGGAGACGGCATGGTGA
- a CDS encoding ATP-grasp domain-containing protein has product MVTQPPARAQAADTMRRRPYRIAFLRSIEIQQTAPYLGRLHDTFDADGVEARLYYTDGTCGPQDFPGEAVKLAPDVTAGQIVTHLLGWRADAVVSLSIADENALRDALVKEELVAHGIPMVMHSVSATRRLANKWDTKELVRSFGLDTPHGMLLDGDLLNGRSLAVPSYGELVERSARQFGFPLLTKPLWDCLANGVSFIDSVADLTAYLHAPYDGNVVLEKCLRGELCSVEVIGRAGQYVVQPLIWKGATGGKPEFTFGQLRYSAPRTDAETDFLPVAEALRTMCGEIGIEGAAEIEMIYAAGTYQIIEINPRVSGSTTLSIAASGCNTYACLTEMVRGRWSADRARALERSERRLAFQFPLAHTAPEAVSAMRRELDLVRATTLHIDGQEHGNAIISCTLADAAGLAARMRALNARHALVPEDLIQQIDEVVRRALDGPGTAPAPLSAAL; this is encoded by the coding sequence ATGGTGACCCAGCCCCCGGCCCGCGCACAGGCAGCGGACACGATGCGGCGCAGACCGTACCGGATCGCCTTCCTGCGCTCCATCGAGATCCAGCAGACCGCCCCCTACCTCGGCCGCCTGCACGACACCTTCGACGCGGACGGCGTCGAGGCCCGCCTCTACTACACCGACGGCACCTGCGGCCCCCAGGACTTCCCCGGCGAGGCCGTGAAGCTCGCCCCGGACGTCACCGCCGGCCAGATCGTCACCCACCTCCTGGGGTGGCGGGCGGACGCGGTGGTCTCCCTGTCCATCGCCGACGAGAACGCGCTGCGCGACGCCCTGGTCAAGGAAGAACTCGTCGCCCACGGCATCCCCATGGTGATGCACAGCGTCTCCGCCACCCGCCGTCTGGCCAACAAGTGGGACACCAAGGAACTGGTCCGCTCCTTCGGGCTGGACACCCCTCACGGCATGCTGCTGGACGGCGACCTCCTCAACGGCCGCAGCCTCGCCGTGCCCTCCTACGGCGAGCTCGTCGAGCGCAGCGCCCGGCAGTTCGGATTCCCGCTGCTCACCAAGCCGTTGTGGGACTGCCTGGCCAATGGCGTCAGCTTCATCGACAGCGTCGCGGACCTGACCGCCTACCTCCACGCCCCCTACGACGGGAACGTGGTGCTGGAGAAATGCCTGCGCGGCGAACTGTGCTCCGTCGAGGTGATCGGGCGGGCCGGCCAGTACGTCGTCCAGCCGCTCATCTGGAAGGGCGCCACCGGCGGCAAGCCGGAGTTCACCTTCGGCCAGCTCCGCTACTCCGCCCCGCGCACGGACGCCGAGACCGACTTCCTGCCCGTCGCCGAGGCCCTGCGCACGATGTGCGGCGAGATCGGCATCGAGGGCGCCGCGGAAATCGAGATGATCTACGCCGCCGGCACCTACCAGATCATCGAGATCAACCCCCGGGTCTCCGGCTCCACCACCCTGTCGATCGCCGCCTCGGGCTGCAACACCTATGCGTGCCTGACCGAGATGGTGCGCGGCCGCTGGTCGGCGGACCGTGCCAGGGCGCTCGAACGGAGCGAACGGAGGCTGGCCTTCCAGTTCCCCCTCGCGCACACCGCACCCGAAGCGGTCAGCGCCATGCGGCGCGAACTGGACCTCGTCCGCGCCACCACCTTGCACATCGACGGCCAGGAGCACGGCAACGCCATCATCTCCTGCACCCTGGCCGACGCCGCCGGCCTGGCCGCCCGGATGCGCGCGCTCAACGCACGGCACGCCCTCGTGCCCGAGGATCTGATCCAGCAGATCGACGAGGTCGTGCGCCGTGCCCTGGACGGTCCCGGCACGGCCCCGGCCCCCTTGTCCGCCGCCCTGTAA
- a CDS encoding uracil-xanthine permease family protein, with amino-acid sequence MAGRFGVGWTLHGDGSAPAPGRSVRPDERLSWPLTIGLGIQHVVAMFGATFVFPTVMGLDANLAVMMSGLATVVFLLIVKGKIPSYLGTSAAFVGSVAAIRAAGGSTPTVLGAIVVSGLVMAAFGILVHTVGARLIHRLFPPAVSGAVVLLIGFNLAPVVSGTYWPQDQWVAFATMSVVVAATALLRGFWARIAIVLGLLFGFALSWCLDRLSGPIHAPDAAGHLSEHFRVDLSGVMNAPWFGLPHMQAPDFRTSAVLMALPALVALIAENTGHVKAVAEMTHTDLDSSLGRAIAADGLTTALSAAVGGAPTTTFAENIGVMAATRVYSTAAYWVAAAVAVLFGLCPKFGALVAATPGGVLGGITVVLYGMIGLLGAKIWIANRVDFNDPVNLVSVATGTVMGIGGTSLQLSGTFTINGIALGTLVTLITYHLLRTRTSRRVPLPPSHHDRPARDRPEAGQATALAPAAPLPPSPASR; translated from the coding sequence GTGGCTGGCAGATTCGGCGTGGGCTGGACCCTCCACGGGGACGGCAGCGCCCCCGCACCGGGCCGGTCCGTCCGTCCCGACGAACGGCTGTCCTGGCCCCTCACCATCGGACTGGGCATCCAGCATGTCGTCGCGATGTTCGGCGCGACCTTCGTCTTCCCCACCGTCATGGGGCTGGACGCCAACCTGGCCGTGATGATGTCCGGACTGGCCACCGTGGTGTTCCTGCTCATCGTCAAAGGAAAGATTCCCAGCTACCTGGGCACCAGCGCCGCCTTCGTCGGATCCGTCGCGGCCATCCGGGCGGCCGGCGGCAGCACGCCCACCGTGCTCGGCGCGATCGTGGTGTCCGGACTCGTGATGGCCGCCTTCGGGATCCTCGTGCACACCGTCGGCGCCCGGCTCATCCACCGCCTGTTCCCGCCCGCCGTATCGGGCGCCGTGGTCCTGCTCATCGGCTTCAACCTGGCCCCCGTCGTCTCCGGCACCTACTGGCCGCAGGACCAGTGGGTGGCCTTCGCGACCATGTCCGTGGTCGTCGCCGCGACCGCCCTGCTCCGCGGCTTCTGGGCACGGATCGCCATCGTCCTGGGCCTGCTGTTCGGCTTCGCCCTCTCCTGGTGCCTGGATCGCCTGTCCGGCCCGATCCACGCCCCCGACGCCGCCGGACACCTCAGCGAACACTTCCGTGTCGACCTGTCAGGTGTCATGAACGCCCCCTGGTTCGGGCTGCCGCACATGCAGGCCCCCGACTTCAGGACGAGCGCCGTGCTGATGGCGCTGCCCGCTCTGGTCGCGCTGATCGCGGAGAACACCGGTCACGTCAAGGCCGTCGCCGAGATGACCCACACCGACCTCGACTCCAGCCTGGGCCGCGCCATCGCGGCGGACGGGCTCACCACCGCCCTGTCCGCGGCGGTCGGCGGCGCCCCCACCACCACCTTCGCCGAGAACATCGGGGTGATGGCGGCCACCCGGGTGTACTCCACCGCCGCCTACTGGGTCGCGGCCGCCGTCGCCGTCCTCTTCGGGCTCTGCCCCAAATTCGGCGCCCTCGTGGCCGCCACACCCGGCGGCGTGCTCGGCGGCATCACCGTGGTCCTCTACGGAATGATCGGCCTGCTGGGCGCCAAGATCTGGATCGCGAACCGGGTCGACTTCAACGACCCCGTCAACCTGGTCTCCGTGGCCACCGGCACCGTGATGGGCATCGGCGGCACCTCCCTCCAGCTGTCCGGCACCTTCACCATCAACGGCATCGCCCTCGGCACCCTGGTCACTCTGATCACCTACCACCTCCTGCGCACCCGCACCTCCCGCCGCGTCCCCCTTCCGCCCTCGCACCACGACCGGCCCGCACGGGACCGCCCCGAGGCGGGTCAGGCCACCGCCCTGGCCCCCGCCGCGCCGCTGCCTCCCTCCCCCGCCTCGCGGTGA
- a CDS encoding XdhC family protein yields the protein MLDIADELDQWRQEGREFAVASVVAVEGSAPRGPGAALAVDGRGEAIGSVSGGCVEGAVYELCVQALRDGATVLERFGYSDEDAFAVGLTCGGSIDVLVTPVRADAPGGEVCAAALSAAARGESAALVRVARGPAGLLGRGLLLRSDGSYEGGLGGDPELDRAAVAEARALLDAGRSGTVAVSERGARCAADLTLFVESNVPPPRMIVFGAIDFAAALVRTARFLGYHVTVCDARPVFATRARFPEADEIVVDWPHRYLRRTATDGRTVLCVLTHDAKFDIPLLQEALRLPVAFVGAMGSRRTHEDRDRRLREAGVTAAELARLRSPIGLDLGARTPEETALSIAAEIVAARHGGTGVPLTGARTPIHREAGEGGSGAAGARAVA from the coding sequence ATGCTGGATATCGCCGACGAGTTGGACCAATGGCGGCAGGAGGGGCGGGAGTTCGCTGTGGCCAGTGTGGTGGCGGTTGAGGGGAGTGCGCCGCGGGGGCCCGGGGCCGCGCTTGCCGTTGATGGTCGTGGTGAGGCCATCGGTTCGGTTTCCGGTGGCTGTGTGGAAGGGGCGGTGTACGAGCTGTGTGTACAGGCGCTGCGGGACGGCGCGACGGTGCTGGAGCGGTTCGGGTACAGCGATGAGGACGCCTTCGCGGTGGGACTGACCTGCGGCGGGTCGATCGATGTCCTGGTCACGCCGGTGCGGGCGGACGCACCGGGCGGGGAGGTGTGCGCGGCGGCGCTGTCGGCCGCCGCCCGAGGGGAGTCGGCGGCGCTCGTCCGGGTGGCCCGGGGGCCGGCCGGGCTCCTCGGCAGGGGGCTGTTGCTGCGCTCCGACGGCTCGTACGAAGGAGGGCTCGGCGGGGATCCGGAGCTGGACCGTGCCGCGGTGGCGGAGGCCCGGGCCCTGCTGGACGCGGGGCGGAGCGGCACGGTCGCCGTCTCGGAGCGCGGGGCGCGCTGCGCGGCCGACCTGACGCTGTTCGTCGAGTCGAACGTGCCGCCACCCCGCATGATCGTCTTCGGCGCGATCGACTTCGCCGCGGCGCTGGTCCGTACGGCCAGGTTCCTCGGGTACCACGTGACCGTGTGCGACGCCCGCCCCGTCTTCGCCACCCGCGCCCGCTTCCCGGAGGCCGACGAGATCGTGGTCGACTGGCCGCACCGCTACCTCCGGCGTACCGCGACCGACGGCCGTACGGTCCTGTGCGTGCTGACCCATGACGCCAAGTTCGACATCCCGCTGCTGCAGGAGGCCCTGCGGCTGCCGGTCGCCTTCGTCGGCGCGATGGGTTCGCGCCGCACCCACGAGGACCGTGACCGCCGGCTGCGCGAAGCCGGTGTCACCGCGGCCGAACTGGCCCGACTCCGCTCGCCGATAGGTCTCGACCTCGGAGCGCGCACCCCGGAGGAGACCGCCCTGTCCATCGCCGCCGAGATCGTCGCGGCACGTCACGGCGGCACGGGCGTCCCGCTGACCGGTGCGCGGACGCCGATTCACCGCGAGGCGGGGGAGGGAGGCAGCGGCGCGGCGGGGGCCAGGGCGGTGGCCTGA